In Falco rusticolus isolate bFalRus1 chromosome 7, bFalRus1.pri, whole genome shotgun sequence, the DNA window CTTTTGTGTTCTTTGATTATTGTTATCCAAACTAAACAAAGATTTGTGGTTTACTGGTgtccttcttttccctgtttttttttcagattaactGCTACACTGCGACATTGTGTATATTAGTGATACTGTAGGAACCTGTTTAAGAGATAATCTCTGTACCCCGGCTTAATGATTGCTCCAacctttgtttaaaagaaatctgctgCTTATCATAGACTCAAATTGCCAGCCTTCCACAGCAATAACACTGGCTTTTAAGTGTCTGTAAAAAGCCATAAATGCTTTAGAGGGTTATAGGAATAACAGGCTAATGTAATGTGCTAACTAGGAATGTGCAAAGGAGTCAGACTTGTCCAAGTATATCTGAAGCTGTTGCTGGCTCTAGATCACTGGTCTTTAATTAGCAATAGGGCTTCACAGCAGCCCTCAGACCACTCGTGATAGATGAGGCATTGCAGTTTTACTGCACTGCTGGTTGAGGTTATCTGTCAATAGTCACTGGAAGAATGATTAATCCTTGCAATTTTCACATGTTTTCTTGTCTGACATCCAAACTCAAAGACTCTCTGATAGAGAACTGGTCACTCCTtgaatttatatattttctagTAGCCTGGGGTTTTAGTTTTGAGACGTCAGAAGTGTGCTCATGTTGCGCTGATCCCTTACACATTagacttttatttccttccttacTGGAACTCCGGTCTTTGTCCAGAAGCTGTAttacttctgcagaaaaccCTTGGGAAGGTGCTTTGCCTCATTTTGTATACATTTCATTTCTCACAGAGAAACACATATTCATTCCTGCAAATCGAGCTTGCCTAAACCCAGTGATGGAGCCAGCTTCAACTCCTTTGCTTATTTCTTCTCTGcacaatttctttcaaattctcCCCTATTCTGAGAGCTAAAAATACATCTGGGTGCTGCCTGGAGGCCATCAGAGAGCACAAAGGAAAGGGCAGCCTGAGCTTCATATGCATTGCTAAGCAATGCAGGAAGAGCCTTCCCCAACAAATGGGGATGCTCTTGTAATAGGCATCCATAAATACAGAAATCCGCCATTCCCCAAAGCAATTGCATACAGAAACACTCTCGCTCGTTTTATTTAGCCAGCACCAGACTCTTCTACAGAAAGTGCAATTGCTACTGACAGCTCAGAGTTATAATGATACTGAACAGGTGTAAACTGGAAGAACAGCTCAGCAGGGAGAAAAGTGACAccacctcccacccctgccATCAGCAGAGCCTTCTCCTCGAGGTTTATGTTTgtatcaggaaagaaaagcaagctctcatcagaaaggaaatcaaatattttctgcatttttcactgACTGTGAATTTCCTCTCGACTTCTCAAAGCCCTGTTCTTCTACCAAAGCTCTCGGGAGTGCAGGCTTTCACATCAACCACTGCTAAGGGGAAGATGGAACCAAGATGTAGTTTCCTCGTTACCCAAGTGGGACACTTTGTCCTATATACAGGGAAAATGTGACTTACTAGGTAAAATCTAGACCCCACAAATGAGTCCTGATCCTCAAAAGATGACTATTCagataaaatgtttaatatagAAGGGCTGATAAACTCcccttgcttttatttattactgCTCTGTTCAGAACAAACCACATGATGTCATTGAAGAACACAGTTGCGAAATCCTACATTCCAGACCAGGAACCAGGAACGATTCCCAAATTAGGCAAATGACATGCGAAATACCAGTAAAGCAtctatgaggaaaaaaaaaatccattaaaaaaacccaaacaaaaaactctgAAGCCACATGAAACGAATTATGTTCTCCAAACCTTCACCTCAAAtacttttactgaaaaagtCCTCAGTATCTTGAGAACATGGAGCTAGGATTGCAAAGtcaatttaaaattcagaagaaatatttacagattaTTAATATAGCAACAATctgcaaatatttcctttggaTACTGCCATTTGACAGAGATTTTGGATGTCTTGCTTCCCactttaacagtatttttaggAATGGGACTGCAAAAAAGCTTCCACgcttcctctgctcccacagccTATTTACTTGTTTGAATGTTGATATGAAGAGCAAGTATAATGTTATTCTGAGAGCTGAGTCTTTGAAttgctgctctttctttcaGGATTAAAAACCTGGAAGATCCTACTCCATGGCCACCCTCGAGATGAGGGCCCTTTTCCCCCTTCGTTACAGTTTCGGGATTCCTTTCCAGTATCATATTTCTTGAGGCTGGTTTAGTCTTTTCGCTTCAGGGGTAAAATTTCCCTCTTCTGGCTCCAAAAGAAGTTAAGACAGCAAGGACAGCTGGATCAGTTTATGTTGTCTAAAGTTAGCTGAGATGCTGGGAAGTCCTCAGGAGATACACTACCTCCTGGGGCTTTGTGCCTCGTTCTCAAGCAAGTTCAGCCTTTTTAATGTACGGAGAGGGAAAGACTGAGCTAAATACCTTGTatatctcagaaaaaaatggatcaGAGCTTAGatattattttcctaaaatCGGTCACTTGAGATTTCTACTAAACAGATGGGAACAAAGCCCAATCTGTCCtaattaaagaacaaaaccaaattaaattgTAATTGAGTAGTTTCTCAGCATCCTGCACAATGTGGTGGAATATAATGTCCCATTGCACTGCAGAATGGAGACACCATAGCCTAAGTCTAGGTCCTCCAGGCTCCAAGTACAACATTTAAGGGCAGCCACAGGAGGAGGCAAACCTTTGCCAAAAGGAACATCAGAATTGCTGGGTGCTACACGTCCACCCACCCATCCCATGTTGTCCATGTGAAGGGGACATTCTCTAGGGCTCACCTGGTGAGCCACAGGACTAATGCTGCAGagtgccagccagcagctctgctccatctCCTCGCAGAAGGTCACAGACACCTCCAGGTACATGCTCAACTCCTCAACAAACAAGCAATGCAGAGTTTGACGAAAGGGTCACCTAAGCCAAGAGGAAGagtcctcttttctttcagagagcTTCACGTGTGGCTCCAAGCACCACTGACATATAATCTCCACACCAGCCTCCTGAAACGCTCTGCCTTTGGTCACACCTGCATTTCTCTGACATCTTCCAATGGAAAAGACATGCAGGGTTCACGCCAGAGGTAAAAAGAGGTACAAATTATGGGATGCCCCGACTCTGCAGGTTCAATTTCCAAACAGAGTCACGCCTCTACCCCCACACTGCTGATCAGAACCTAACCGACTGCAAGGAATGCAATAAAAGGCATCCAAATCCTTAACCAACATCACAGAGAGGCTGGTTAAACCTGATTACGTTCAGACacaggcagaaggcagcataAATAAGATCCTTAAAAGGCAGGGGACAGAGCAAGGGTACAAATTGAATCAATTACACTTTGCACAAGGGTAacaccttccttttccttctcctgctgtgCAGCTTCTCACCTGAGCACCACAAATCCCAGTCGCATAAGCCTGCTTCTCAGGGGGATCAGAAACAAGCCTGAAGAATCTTGAGCTTTATAATTTCTAGACTGTTTGGAATATGTTTGACACCATACATACTGGTACAATTGCACCTTGTCAAATAGAGGAACTTTATAGTGAGAATAAATGTTAATTCCCTGTGCTGGCTTTCAGCCTAGATCTTAGTAGATTGAAATATCTGCCACAGGAATatcaccaccatcaccaccaccccccgccccgccccgcccaaAGTAGCAAGAAAAGTCAAACAAAAGTGCCAGATCCAGCATCTACCGCTGCCCAGCTTATGCTAGTCAAGTAACAGATGTTTCAGGCTGtgcatttcagaggaaattacACTGATATGCTCATGCAATACAGCAAATCctgctgcaaatatttgcagaatatttatttcaggaataaGTCCagctctattaaaaaaatggacgtgaaacaaaattacttgGCTTGCAAAGCCTACAGTGCCCCTTTGCCAGTCCAGCACCACGGCAGCAATGCCAAGATAAGACTAAAGATGATCGCAGGTGTAGGTCCAGCAATGTCCATTCTCCATGATTTTCAGAAGGATTTTGTGCTGCCCACCCGTCCTGTGTCATTCCATGGCAAAGCTGGCGGTACTCTGCTTTGAGCAAGCTTAGTAGCAGTCTTTGCCATTCGCTTCTCCTTGCCTGAGGAACACCAAAGGAATGGACATAAGGATCAGCGTGGGACATCGCCTAGTATCTACCCATCACTCCCGTCTACCAGCTGAGCACTTAAGGCAGAATCTCGGGTGGATTCACACCCAGGATTCCCATACGACAGCTGCGAATATTAGTTTTTGAGCGTAATGAGTGGTTTTGCCTAGGTATGTGCCCAGTGCATGGCACTGTGGAGCTTTGATTTCACACAGACAAGTAAAGGCTAGCGGGTGAGGTGGATTTGGACCCTAAGCTCTGTGACCAGCTGGAGGTGGTTCTTGCTTTGGAAGCCCCTTACACCTTTTCTTCATCCTATGGAGCAGCGCTGCACTGCAAGAGGAGTGGCAGGGTGCGGCCAAGTGAGATCTGATAAAGAcggagcagcagctggcaaacATCTCAGAACAGGCAGGGCCAACATCAGGGTCAGTGTttacaaataataaatcatGTGAGCAGGCTCACACCAATGTTTGGGAAAGAGTCTGCATCACCAGTTTGacctcctgcccagctggattttttttcttttttctctgaacagaaataaactgGGGCCCCATGTCGGAAACTGGGAAAGTGcacaaaagcaagcaatgaaATAAAGCTGGAACAATGACCAATTCAGACAGTGTAGGGGGCCTTCTGCACATCGTCCACGTCAAAATTTCCTAATCCCCAAGAACTTGCTGCAAAAAACACAGGATGCTTTTAGTACTGAGTGGGTGGCATTTGCTACAGCATCCCAATTGGCTAGGGAACTGGATGAACCAGGCATTATTTCACTGCCCCCTTTCCAACGGGACATTGCCAGCAGGAATACATCTCCGTAATCTTTTTCACAGTTTAGTCACACGTTCTTATAGATTATACCCTGGCACGCCAGCCCTGAAGCGCAGAGCCTAACAGGCAGGCTTCCCCCCGCTTCTGCTTCAACTTCGTTTCAGGGGCAACatgcccctctccccagccacgATTATTTTGCAGCGGAAAATTATTCTGCGGCTCCCGCTGAACAGGACGAGCAGCAGCGAGCGGTGCCCGcagcggggcggcccggccgccccccgcccctcgccccccgcccggccggggATGCACAGCCGCGGCTGCGGCTGCCACGGATGTCAGATCCGTGAAGATTTTTAAGGTGTGAAAGATCAGTGCGAACACTAAGCTGGAAGCCAAGCCCAGGTGGCCAGCGGAAAGGGAAAATCAGCAGTAAATGTGACGGAGCGGCTCCGGCTCGGGGGAGCTCggctggctggcagcctgtGACCGCTGCGCCGCTGGCCAGACGGGGCCTGCCGTCAGGAACGCTGCCGTTaccggcgggggcggcgggacgGGGGCTCCGGCCGCCCTGCCCGAGTCCCGGCCgcgggccccggcggcgggaggcggcgccTCTcgggggggcgggccgggccggccggcGCTGCCTTCCGGGGctcggcgcggcggcggccggagCCGGGCAGGATGCGCTCCGCCGggccgctgctgctgctctcggcctgcctgctgctgccgctgctgctgccggccGCGCCCGGCGCCCGCGGCAGCCAGGAACCGCCGGCGGCGGGGAACGGCAGCCGCCTGCCAGCCGAGCCGGCCGGCGCGCCCGGCAACCACAGCGGGGCCCGGCTCAGCCCCGTGCCCGCGCTGCTGCGCGACCTCTCGGCGCTGAAGGCCGCCGTCATCGGGGCCTGCGCCCTCACGGCCGCGCTCATCGCCTGCCTCCTGCTCCGCGTCTTCAGGTacggccgcgccgcgcccggccccgcctggcccccggggaggggggggcggcccggctcggggggcccggccgcggggcctgtccccgggcggcgggcgctAAGCCCCGAAGCGCGGCCGCCCGGAGCCCGGCGCCCGTTAGCGGCCCGTGTGAGGCTTGCCTTCGGGCACGGCTGTGTGAGCGCCCCGTGGGACAGCCGGGGGGGCGCCGCCGGCCTCGCAGCTCTGCGCCTTCCTCCCCTTCTGCGGGAAGACGGGGCGGGAGCCGGGCGGGAAGCGGCTCCCCGGAggtgcggggcggcggcgcggccgtgAGGCGCCGTACGCCcgtggggggctggtgtgagGGCGGCGGGTCACTGGGACGGGGGCACGGGGGCCGCGGTGCCGTCCGCGGGGCTGCGTGAAGCCGCTCGGGGCAGCGGCCCCGGCGGGCCCTGCTGGGCCTGGAGAGGCCCCGTCCAGCCTGGGCCGTGCATCCTGCGCGCCCGTGGGCTGCCGCGGTGCCGCCGCTGTAGTAACTTGTGCTAAGTGGAAAAcccaaatctttcttttccttctaatgAAGCTTGTGCAGATAGGCTTGAGGTGTTCAGCTTAGCCGAAAGTAGATGTTGATTTAGACCACGGCGCTGGCGTGTTACCAAGCTCCCTGATGTTTCGTTGGGGTAGATTGCCGATGGAAGCAAGCTCCTGCTCCCGGCACAGAAGGAAAGAATCCCCCAGTTGCTCACAGAGCCAGGAGGGATGCTGGCGAACAAGCAGCAAGAAGCTGGGAAGAAGTTTGCATCTTCTTGGTGCTCATATCTCATCCACTTAGCGTGGCATAACCGGTGCGGGCCAGGTCATTCACTGCGCTGCACGCTGCTGGAGTGGGTTGGTGCAGGCACATGCTTGAGTTGTCCAGGCAGCCCTTGAAACTCATATAATGTCTCCTGCTGTGAGGAACGCGAGCAAATTAAACTCGATCCCTTTAGAAGGCCAGTCTTCCTCTTGGCTTGTTGCcggagcagaagaaaagcaaatattaaagCTCCATTTGGCCGCTCTTGGTgttaattgttatttttctcaggGTTGTGGCAAGAGTCCCATGGTGCACTAGAGGCTGTCCCTGACTCGCGCAGTCTACAAGTGAAAAATTGTTGCCTGTTTGTGCCCGGCTTTGCCAGGAGGATTGCAAGATTTCAGTAGTTGACAGTCATCTGACTTGTAGGTAGGGGCAGCAGGAAAGAGCTGGGAGAGCGGAGCAGCAGGCTcttggcagcaggcaggaggtgagCACCGTGTCTCAGGTGACAGAAGTAGTTGAACAAGTGGAGTTGGCAAATTCTTCCTTGTTCTGTCTTCAAGCAGTTCCTTTGTATATACATGATGGCTGCAGCTGAATGCTCTGCTTCTCCTGTTTCTGAATTAATTCTGTGTAGGAAGGGCAGTGTTCACAGCGGTGGTATTATAAAGTATGGTCTTAAAGGCCAAAATGATATGAACTgatattttctaaagaaattgaCATTTAACTAAATTCTTCTTAAGTGTTGCAGCAGCTGGCAACAGACAATGTAAACAAATTTGCTCATTAAAGTGAGGTGGTTTGGGAGAACCCAGTAAAATActgaagagaatttttttaatcaatatgACTGCTTTGCAGTTTATAAAGTTGTCAtggagaaacacagcaaaactggTAGTAAGTATATGATCTAGAACTAGGAGTCTGTAAGTGCAGAATGAAAAGCTTAAGTTTCTACTCCTAGTTCTCTCTGAACTTGAagagtttgtttcctttgcctcagtttcttctgGGTATAAAGTGAGACCTTGTGTCAAGGAGACCTGGTGTAAAGCTGAACATTTCTAgccaaagaaagcaaactgatAGCCTTCAAAAACCTTTCCCTATACCATAGTCGGCAAAAGCAGGTCCAGGTTAATGTCACCTTGGAAATGATGGATTAATTCTCCCATGCCAAAGTTCTTGTTATGCAACTGATCAGAATTAATGCAGCATTAAAGATATGTAAAAAACCACAGCACTCTCTGAGATCTCATATATCTTTAATAGAACCTGCAAGGAGAACGAAGCTTTTGGCTTCTGAGTACATTTCTTTATCTGACAGAGCAATTGTTTGTAAACAGTTACCCCAGTTGCAAATAAGACAAGAATAGCAACAGGTATGTTTGTCCAGTGTCACACTTGTAGCTGGCAGCATAGATGGGAGGAGATTCTGTTGCAGAAGAGATAAGGGATTTGCCCTCaaatgtaaagctttttttcccatcagagTAAGAGCTTTGTTCATACTTAGTCAAAAacatagtgattttttttttctgaagtgtcatGGATTCCTATTAAAGAGATTTTGCTGAAATCCAATCTTTGATTAAACTTTCACTGTGAAATTGCTTTGGGTTGCTGGAAGTAAATTATCCTGTTAGATATGGGTTGCAGAGATGAAATGAACTAGTGAGTGGCCAGATATTCTTGTCACAGGcattggatttattttttttatacatctcattttaatatat includes these proteins:
- the FAM174B gene encoding membrane protein FAM174B → MRSAGPLLLLSACLLLPLLLPAAPGARGSQEPPAAGNGSRLPAEPAGAPGNHSGARLSPVPALLRDLSALKAAVIGACALTAALIACLLLRVFRSGKRIKKTRKYDIITTPAERVEMAPLNEEDDEDEDSTVFDVKYR